The region GTAAGGTGGCCACCATGAGAGAGATCCATACCGAGAACGGTATCGCCTGGTTTTAGAGCAGCGAAATATACAGCCATATTGGCCTGTGAACCGGAATGAGGCTGAACATTGACATATTCGCAGCCGAAGATTTCTTTCGCTCTGTCGCGGGCTAAATCTTCAACCTGATCAACGAATTCACAACCGCCGTAATAACGTTTGCCTGGATAACCTTCAGCGTACTTATGAGTCATAACGCTGCCCATTGCCTGACGAACCGCTGTGGAAGTAAAGTTTTCCGAAGCGATAAGTTCAAGACCGGTCATCTGACGAGTTACTTCGCGTGTGATGGTTGCGGCCACAGCCGGATCTTTCATCATTAATTCTTCCATGACAAGCTCCAAGAGTTTGACGGTCCCTTACAAAGAGGGGGCCAATTAATCTTCAAATTTTTTGAAGAGCATACAGGCGTTTGTTCCACCAAAACCGAATGAGTTGCTAAGGACGTAATTTGCCTGTTTCTTGCGCATTCCGTCTTTGCCGTAATCGAGGTCACACTCAGGGTCAGCTTCAAGCTGATTTGCTGTTCCGGGGATAATTCCGGTAGCAAGGGCTTTAACACTGAAAACAGCTTCCATACCACCGGCTCCGCCGAGGAGATGGCCTGTCTGAGATTTATTCGCGGTGATTGCGATATTGTATGCGTGATCTCCGAAAACTTTTTTAATAGCTTTCGTTTCGCAGAAATCGTTCAGGTATGTGGAAGTTCCGTGTGCGTTGATGTGATCAACCTGTGAAGGGTCGATTCCAGCTTCACGGATAGCACCTTCCATAGCCAGTGCCATACCTCTTCCATCTTCTGGTGGTGCAGTCATGTGGTAAGCATCGGATGAAGCTCCGAATCCTACGACTTCACCGAGAATTTCAGCTCCGCGCGCTCTAGCATGATCAAGGGATTCAAGAAGCAGTAATCCGCATCCTTCACCCATTACAAAACCGTCGCGATCTTTATCAAATGGGCGGGAAGCTTTTTCGGGGTCGTCGTTACGAGTGGAAAGAGCTTTCATGGAAGTGAATCCTGCATAACCCAGCGGGGTGATGGTTGATTCAGTACCACCGCAGATCATGACGTCAGCGCGGCCTAACATAATGTCAGTATATGCTGCGCCGATGGAATGTGTTCCTGATGCACATGCTGTACACATACACATATTAGGTCCACGAGCTCCTGAAAATATGGAAACCTGTCCGGCTGCCATATTTCCGATAATGATCGGGATAAAGAAAGGAGTAATTCTTTTAGGACCACTTTTCTGTAGTTTCGCGTGTTGCGTCTCAATGGTTTGAAGACCACCGAGGCCAACTCCGATAACAACTCCAGCTCGTTTGCAGTCGTCACCTTCAAGCTTAAGTTTGGCATTTTCAAGCAGCATTTCGTTGGCGGCTACAGCAAGCTGTGTAAACCTTTCCATGCGCTTAGCCTGCTTAGCAGGAATGAAAGTTTTCGGGTCAAAATTTTTGACTTCGCCGGCAATCTGAGATGTGAATTCACTCGCATCAAAAGATGTGATCTTAGCGATGCCGGATTTACCAGCAAGGAGGTTGTTCCAGCTGGTATCTATGTCATTACCGATAGGGGTGATGGCGGAAAGGCCGGTTACTACTACCCTGTTCATGGTATGTTAGCCTGTAAGATGTGTTGGAGATTATTGTTGAGTGGCAAATGAAAAAAGGAGCGTCTTACGCCCTTTAGGGGCCGAGTAAGACGCTCATTCAAAAGCCTTGTTTAGATCACAAGCCTAGTAAACTATTTGCCTTCAACGAAGCTAATAGCATCTTTGACTTTAAGGATCTTCTGAGCATCTTCGTCTTCGATTTCAATATCGAATTCTTCTTCCATCGCCATGATGAGTTCTGTCAGATCAAGGGAGTCTGCTCCGAGATCTTCGACAAAGGAAGCGTCGTCTTTAATTTCGTCTGCGGATACGCCAAGCTGTTCTACGATAATTGCTTTTACTTTTTCAGCTGCGGACATGGTCCCCTCCAAATCATTAAGTTTGTTTTTTACATGTACATCCCGCCGTTAACGGCGAGAGTTTGTCCCGTAATATAACTGGAGTTTTCCGACGCAAGGAAGGAAACGGCATTAGCTATATCATCGGATGTTCCGAGTTTTTTAAGCGGTATATTTTCCAGCATATGCGCCACAACTTCTTCGGTCAGTTCTGCGGTCATGTCTGTTTTTATGAATCCCGGAGCTACGGCATTCACTGTGACATTACGCGGAGCAAGTTCTATGGCACTGGCTTTAGTCAGTCCTATAAGACCGGCCTTGGCCGCAACGTAGTTTGCCTGACCGACATTGCCGGCTTGAGCTACTACTGAGGAAATATTAATAATTCTTCCATAGCGTTGTTTCATCATAATCTTTGCGGATTCGCGCAGACAGGTGAAAGCTCCTGTAAGGTTGATGTCCAGAACTTTGTTCCAGTCATCATCTTTCATGCGGACAAGTAATCCGTCTTTAGTTATTCCGGCATTATTAACCAGAACATCAAGTTTTACCTTTCCCTTGATTTCATTTTTGAAAAAGGAGGTAACAGCTTCACGGTCAGAAGAATCCAGTTTGTAGGATTTTGCTTTACCACCGGCGGCTTTAATTTCGGAACAGACTTTGTCAGCTCCGTCTGGGCGGCTTACATAGGTAATAATTACCTCAAAACCGTCTTTAGCCAGCTTTTTGGCACAAGCTTCGCCTATGCCTCTTGAACCACCCGTTACAAGGGCGGTGCTTGGCAGATCACTCATAGGTATTTCCTCTGTATTAATTATCTAGTCCTGCGTCTCATAGCCTAAAGCGGCTTTGACTGCAAATTTTATATATTGACGTTCTGAGACATTTTATTGTTGTCATACAGAATATTTTTTGTCTTTGAAATTTAAAATTGAATTAAAGTCGACCCCCATGTCAGTCCGCCACCGAACGTAGCTAACAGTACGAGATCGCCTTTTTTGATCACGCCGACTTCTTTTGCTTCCGCAAGGGCGATCGGAATCGATGCCGCTGAAGTGTTGCCGAATCTTTCAACATTGGAAAAAACTTTCTCTGATGGAATTTCAAGTTTTTTCCCGACGGCTTCAATGATGCGCATGTTTGCCTGATGAGGAATAAACACATCTACATCTTGAGTTGTAAAACCGTGTTTCGCTAATATCTCAAGGGAAATAGACGACATAGATCTGACAGCTTTTCTGTAAATTGATCGACCCTGCATCTGGATAAAGTGGTCTTCACCGATAGGATCACCCAGTTTGTAAGGGTAGGCAGATCCGCCTCCACGAACATTGAGGGTTTCGCTTTCTCCATCGGATGAAAGCAGCACGTCGATGATTTTTCCTGAATTTTTAACGTTTTCAGCAGTGAGTATAACTGCTCCGGCTCCGTCTCCGAAAAGAACGCAGGTGGAACGGTCTTCCCAGTTGACCCGGCTGGTCAAAATTTCGCATCCGCAGACAAGAATTTTTGAATCAGGATTCAAGCAGATAAGAGCTCTGGCTACTTCTAACGCATATACAAAACCCGAACAGGCAGCGGAAATATCCATTGGAATTCTGTTTGAGAGCCCCAGTTTTTCCATCAGCAGGCAAGCGGCTGAAGGGATTACTGTGTCCGCAGTGAAAGTCGCTACTAAAATGTGCGTAAGTTCATCCGCTTCCATTCCGGCATTTTTGAGAGCTTTCTGAGTCGCTTCAAAAGTTAGGTCAAGGCAAGTTTCATTTTCAACAACATGACGCTGCTTAATTCCGGTACGAGAGACTATCCATTCATCAGTAGTGTCAACAAATTTTTCAAGATCGGAATTAGTGTAAACTCTTTCAGGGACATGGTATCCAAGTCCGCTGATATAGGAGAAATTACTCATTATTACAGTTCCTGTTTTTGACTGGGAGGGGGCAGTTCTCCTGCTTAAAAAAGCCTTCCTGAAAAAAATATTTGTATATATTTAGGCATTAAAATCAGTTTGTCCGACTGTTTTACAGTGTGCTCTCAGTTATCTCACTGTGCACGGCCAAACCTTCTTTTAAATGAGCAACAGCATTATTTTTTACAAATCGTGCGGCCATTTCAATGGCTCGTTCGATTGCAAGGCTGTCAGCTTTGCCGTGGCAGACAAGGACAATTCCTTTAAGGCCGAGCAGAGGAGCTCCCCCGTATTCAGATTTGTCTACCAGTCTACCGAATCTTTTAAAAGCTTTCATTGCCAGCATTGCGCCGATCTTTGAAACAATATCCCGTTTAAGTTCTCCCTTAAGGAGATTTCCAAGGCTTTTAGCAAGGCCTTCGGAAAGCTTAAGCGCAACATTACCCACAAAGCCATCGCAAACGGCAACGTCAACATCTCCGGTAAAAATATCCCTACCTTCAATATTACCGACAAAATTCAGTGAAGAACTTTTGAGCATATTATAGGTAGTTTTTACTAGAGAATTTCCTTTACCTTCTTCTTCGCCAATGGTCAGAATCCCTATGCGGGGATTTTGAAAGCCAAGGACATCACGGGCAAATACGTCTGCCATAATTCCGTATTGGAAAAGGTGTTCCGGCTTGGAATCAACGTTGGCTCCAACGTCAATAAGTACCATAGGTTTTTTTTCGGTGGGAAGGATCCCGGCCATTCCGGGTCTTAACACACCTTTTATTCTGCCTATGATAAACATGCCGGCCGCAACAGTTGCTCCGGAATTACCTGCACTGACTACTCCGTCAGCAAGGCCGTCCTTTACAAGTCTGCATGCAACCTGGATTGACGAGTCTTTTTTTTTGCGCATGGCATCGGCAGGCTTGTCTTCCATTGTGACAACCTGTGATGCATGGACAACGTCAATAGTACATGATCCGGTATCAAGCTTATCAAGCTCGGACCGGATCATGTACTCATCTCCAACCAAAGTTATCGGAGTCCCTTTCTTTGCGGCTCTTACCGCAGCAGAAACAATTCCCGTAAGGCCGTGATCGCCACCCATGGCGTCAACTGCAATGCGGGGAGGTTTGTTAGGCATCTTCAGAAGTGATTACCTGACGACCTTTGTAGGAACCGCATGCAGAGCAGGCTCTGTGTGCAATAATTGGTTCACCGCATTCACAAAAATGAACGTTAGGTGTGTCTACGTGGTCGTGAGACCTGCGCATATTTCTACGGGACTTGGAAGTTTTCTTTTTAGGCTGTGCCATGACTGTCTCCTGAGAGTGATTTTGACCCGATCCATTTGAACCGGAATTTAGTTCTTTATCTTAAGATTGCGGAAAACCGCAAGCCTTGGATCGCCCTCTTCTTTTTTACAGGTGCATTCGCCTTTGTTTAAATCAGCTCCGCATTTAAAACAAAGTCCTTTGCAACTGTTGTTGCATAAGGGCTTTACAGGTAGAGCCATGACGAAATGCTCCCAGAGGAGAGCACCGATTTCTATTTTTAAGCCTTCTTTAGTTTTAACAACAGGAGACGGTTCTGGGTCTTCTGCTGTAGCAACTTGCTCAAATTCTTCGAACTCGGTTGAAATATTCTGCTTGTAGTCTGCCGTACATCTGTCGCAAATTAATGTTATTGCACCGGATGTTTTGCCACGGACAAGACATCCGTTATCTTGCGGAAGTATAAAGACTTCCGAAATAAGAGGTGACGCCGGGCGCGCGTCTATATTAAATTTTTTCCATGATTCAGTCCAAAAAGTCTGATCATCAAAAACTAAATCTTTGCCCTCTTCGGGGATGTCGTTTAATGTAATCCAAATTTCTGACATATTTTTCCTCGCGGAAGGGTTTCCTATATGAGTTTTTTTTCTAATGTCAAGGAAAAAGAGCTTGCAATTTTCTAAACCAACGTTTAAATGATACCTCTTTTGCATGTCAGGAGCAATCCTTCTCGCTTAGGATTTCAAGTTATATGCAAATATGAAAAGGTAAGATCAATAAGGAGGTTCATCATGTCCCAAGTATGCGATATATGTGGTAAAAGGCCCCAAGTAGGCAACAACGTATCCCACGCTAACAACAAGTCCAAAAGACGTTTTATGCC is a window of Desulfovibrio sp. UCD-KL4C DNA encoding:
- the plsX gene encoding phosphate acyltransferase PlsX — its product is MPNKPPRIAVDAMGGDHGLTGIVSAAVRAAKKGTPITLVGDEYMIRSELDKLDTGSCTIDVVHASQVVTMEDKPADAMRKKKDSSIQVACRLVKDGLADGVVSAGNSGATVAAGMFIIGRIKGVLRPGMAGILPTEKKPMVLIDVGANVDSKPEHLFQYGIMADVFARDVLGFQNPRIGILTIGEEEGKGNSLVKTTYNMLKSSSLNFVGNIEGRDIFTGDVDVAVCDGFVGNVALKLSEGLAKSLGNLLKGELKRDIVSKIGAMLAMKAFKRFGRLVDKSEYGGAPLLGLKGIVLVCHGKADSLAIERAIEMAARFVKNNAVAHLKEGLAVHSEITESTL
- the fabF gene encoding beta-ketoacyl-ACP synthase II, which encodes MNRVVVTGLSAITPIGNDIDTSWNNLLAGKSGIAKITSFDASEFTSQIAGEVKNFDPKTFIPAKQAKRMERFTQLAVAANEMLLENAKLKLEGDDCKRAGVVIGVGLGGLQTIETQHAKLQKSGPKRITPFFIPIIIGNMAAGQVSIFSGARGPNMCMCTACASGTHSIGAAYTDIMLGRADVMICGGTESTITPLGYAGFTSMKALSTRNDDPEKASRPFDKDRDGFVMGEGCGLLLLESLDHARARGAEILGEVVGFGASSDAYHMTAPPEDGRGMALAMEGAIREAGIDPSQVDHINAHGTSTYLNDFCETKAIKKVFGDHAYNIAITANKSQTGHLLGGAGGMEAVFSVKALATGIIPGTANQLEADPECDLDYGKDGMRKKQANYVLSNSFGFGGTNACMLFKKFED
- a CDS encoding acyl carrier protein, producing MSAAEKVKAIIVEQLGVSADEIKDDASFVEDLGADSLDLTELIMAMEEEFDIEIEDEDAQKILKVKDAISFVEGK
- the rpmF gene encoding 50S ribosomal protein L32; translated protein: MAQPKKKTSKSRRNMRRSHDHVDTPNVHFCECGEPIIAHRACSACGSYKGRQVITSEDA
- a CDS encoding beta-ketoacyl-ACP synthase III; amino-acid sequence: MSNFSYISGLGYHVPERVYTNSDLEKFVDTTDEWIVSRTGIKQRHVVENETCLDLTFEATQKALKNAGMEADELTHILVATFTADTVIPSAACLLMEKLGLSNRIPMDISAACSGFVYALEVARALICLNPDSKILVCGCEILTSRVNWEDRSTCVLFGDGAGAVILTAENVKNSGKIIDVLLSSDGESETLNVRGGGSAYPYKLGDPIGEDHFIQMQGRSIYRKAVRSMSSISLEILAKHGFTTQDVDVFIPHQANMRIIEAVGKKLEIPSEKVFSNVERFGNTSAASIPIALAEAKEVGVIKKGDLVLLATFGGGLTWGSTLIQF
- the fabG gene encoding 3-oxoacyl-[acyl-carrier-protein] reductase — encoded protein: MSDLPSTALVTGGSRGIGEACAKKLAKDGFEVIITYVSRPDGADKVCSEIKAAGGKAKSYKLDSSDREAVTSFFKNEIKGKVKLDVLVNNAGITKDGLLVRMKDDDWNKVLDINLTGAFTCLRESAKIMMKQRYGRIINISSVVAQAGNVGQANYVAAKAGLIGLTKASAIELAPRNVTVNAVAPGFIKTDMTAELTEEVVAHMLENIPLKKLGTSDDIANAVSFLASENSSYITGQTLAVNGGMYM
- a CDS encoding DUF177 domain-containing protein; protein product: MSEIWITLNDIPEEGKDLVFDDQTFWTESWKKFNIDARPASPLISEVFILPQDNGCLVRGKTSGAITLICDRCTADYKQNISTEFEEFEQVATAEDPEPSPVVKTKEGLKIEIGALLWEHFVMALPVKPLCNNSCKGLCFKCGADLNKGECTCKKEEGDPRLAVFRNLKIKN